Proteins encoded together in one Penaeus vannamei isolate JL-2024 chromosome 9, ASM4276789v1, whole genome shotgun sequence window:
- the RPA1 gene encoding replication protein A 70 kDa DNA-binding subunit isoform X1: MSGLSNGVIVDITNGAHPEDPIVQILSMKRMPNGAQERFRILLSDGKWSSSFAMLATQLNSKVASGEIANNCVIKMNRYVCNTVQNNKKVLIILDLTVVQTAEEVGGKIGEPVMFDPNKNPQQEAAPAPRVTPLAAQTGNAAQRNPLAQRNVPNASASPARTPAGGNVHPISLLTPYQNKWTIRARVTHKSDLRTWSNSRGEGKLFSMDLLDESGEIRATAFNEQVDKFMDMIEVDKVYFISGCTLKTANKQYSNLNNDYEMTFNKMTEVTPCHEASDIPTMQFNFVPLDQLESLEKDTILDIIGVCKEAMDVASITSKASGKELRKRDVQVVDDTNREVRLTLWGRQAENFDGTQQPVLAVKGAKLSDFNGRSLSLLSSSTLQINPDIREAHKLKGWFDNGGNTAETVNLSNQRGGGSAGMGSNFKTFGEAKLENLGSGDQADYYTTKASVVLIRKENCLYSACPSDGCNKKVVDMNNGLYRCEKCNREYDSFNWRLMLSANLADISDNQWVTVFQDQAEMLLGTTSSELGFMRENSPDKFQNIFTDAAFKNFSFKLRVKMETYNDESRLKTTVVACSPLEPKEYNRRLISEIKQMAGQS; encoded by the exons ATGAGCGGCCTCAGCAACGGCGTGATCGTG GATATTACCAATGGGGCTCACCCAGAAGACCCCATTGTGCAGATCTTG TCTATGAAACGGATGCCAAATGGTGCCCAGGAGCGCTTCCGCATCTTGCTCTCCGATGGTAAATGGTCAAGCAGTTTTGCCATGTTGGCCACGCAGCTCAATAGCAAAGTGGCAAGTGGAGAGATTGCGAACAACTGCGTCATCAAAATGAACAGATATGTTTGCAACACTGTCCAGAACAATAAGAAG GTGTTGATCATTCTTGACCTGACTGTAGTGCAAACAGCTGAGGAAGTTGGAGGCAAGATTGGAGAACCAGTAATGTTTGATCCTAATAAGAATCCGCAACAGGAGGCTGCCCCTGCGCCAAGAGTGACACCTTTAGCTGCCCAGACTG GTAATGCTGCCCAACGCAATCCTTTAGCCCAGCGCAATGTTCCAAACGCAAGTGCGTCACCGGCTCGAACTCCTGCTGGGGGTAATGTTCACCCTATCAGCTTGCTTACACCCTACCAGAACAA GTGGACCATCCGCGCTCGTGTCACTCACAAGTCTGACCTGCGCACTTGGTCAAACTCTCGTGGTGAAGGAAAGCTCTTCTCAATGGACCTGTTGGATGAGTCTGGAGAAATCAGGGCTACAGCTTTCAATGAACAGGTGGACAAGTTCATGGATATGATTGAG GTTGACAAGGTGTATTTCATCAGTGGATGCACACTCAAAACAGCCAACAAACAGTACTCCAAcctcaataatgattatgagatgACGTTCAACAAGATGACAGAG GTCACTCCCTGCCATGAAGCCAGCGACATTCCTACCATGCAGTTCAATTTTGTCCCACTGGACCAGCTGGAGTCTTTGGAGAAAGACACCATCCTTG ATATTATTGGTGTGTGCAAGGAAGCTATGGATGTAGCCTCTATTACCTCAAAAGCTTCTGGCAAAGAATTACGGAAGAGAGATGTGCAGGTGGTTGATGACACAAATAGAGAG GTACGCCTTACCCTTTGGGGACGTCAGGCAGAGAACTTTGATGGAACACAGCAACCTGTGTTGGCTGTGAAGGGCGCAAAGCTGTCAGATTTCAATGGACGTTCTTTGTCTTTGCTGTCTTCATCAACATTGCAG atCAACCCAGATATTCGTGAAGCCCACAAATTGAAGGGATGGTTTGACAATGGAGGCAACACAGCAGAAACAGTCAACCTTTCCAATCAGCGTGGTGGTGGTTCAGCAG GCATGGGCTCCAACTTCAAGACCTTTGGTGAAGCTAAGCTCGAGAACTTGGGCAGTGGAGATCAAGCAGATTATTACACCACGAAGGCTTCTGTTGTTTTGATACGCAAGGAGAACTGTCTCTATTCAGCATGCCCTTCAGATGGCTGTAACAAGAAGGTGGTCGATATGAACAACGGCCTTTACAGATGCGAAAAGTGTAACCGTGAATATGACAGCTTCAACTGGAGGCTAATGTTGTCT GCCAACCTTGCAGATATATCGGACAATCAGTGGGTGACAGTTTTCCAAGATCAGGCTGAGATGCTCCTTGGAACAACCAGCTCAGAATTAGGCTTCATGAGAGAGAATAGCCCAGATAAATTCCAGAACATTTTCACAGACGCTGCTTTCAAGAACTTTTCCTTCAAGCTTCGTGTCAAAATGGAGACTTACAAT GATGAGAGCAGACTGAAGACAACAGTAGTAGCCTGCAGCCCTCTTGAACCAAAAGAGTACAATCGTCGCCTTATCTCAGAAATTAAACAGATGGCAGGACAatcctaa
- the RPA1 gene encoding replication protein A 70 kDa DNA-binding subunit isoform X2 gives MSGLSNGVIVDITNGAHPEDPIVQILSMKRMPNGAQERFRILLSDGKWSSSFAMLATQLNSKVASGEIANNCVIKMNRYVCNTVQNNKKVLIILDLTVVQTAEEVGGKIGEPVMFDPNKNPQQEAAPAPRVTPLAAQTAQRNVPNASASPARTPAGGNVHPISLLTPYQNKWTIRARVTHKSDLRTWSNSRGEGKLFSMDLLDESGEIRATAFNEQVDKFMDMIEVDKVYFISGCTLKTANKQYSNLNNDYEMTFNKMTEVTPCHEASDIPTMQFNFVPLDQLESLEKDTILDIIGVCKEAMDVASITSKASGKELRKRDVQVVDDTNREVRLTLWGRQAENFDGTQQPVLAVKGAKLSDFNGRSLSLLSSSTLQINPDIREAHKLKGWFDNGGNTAETVNLSNQRGGGSAGMGSNFKTFGEAKLENLGSGDQADYYTTKASVVLIRKENCLYSACPSDGCNKKVVDMNNGLYRCEKCNREYDSFNWRLMLSANLADISDNQWVTVFQDQAEMLLGTTSSELGFMRENSPDKFQNIFTDAAFKNFSFKLRVKMETYNDESRLKTTVVACSPLEPKEYNRRLISEIKQMAGQS, from the exons ATGAGCGGCCTCAGCAACGGCGTGATCGTG GATATTACCAATGGGGCTCACCCAGAAGACCCCATTGTGCAGATCTTG TCTATGAAACGGATGCCAAATGGTGCCCAGGAGCGCTTCCGCATCTTGCTCTCCGATGGTAAATGGTCAAGCAGTTTTGCCATGTTGGCCACGCAGCTCAATAGCAAAGTGGCAAGTGGAGAGATTGCGAACAACTGCGTCATCAAAATGAACAGATATGTTTGCAACACTGTCCAGAACAATAAGAAG GTGTTGATCATTCTTGACCTGACTGTAGTGCAAACAGCTGAGGAAGTTGGAGGCAAGATTGGAGAACCAGTAATGTTTGATCCTAATAAGAATCCGCAACAGGAGGCTGCCCCTGCGCCAAGAGTGACACCTTTAGCTGCCCAGACTG CCCAGCGCAATGTTCCAAACGCAAGTGCGTCACCGGCTCGAACTCCTGCTGGGGGTAATGTTCACCCTATCAGCTTGCTTACACCCTACCAGAACAA GTGGACCATCCGCGCTCGTGTCACTCACAAGTCTGACCTGCGCACTTGGTCAAACTCTCGTGGTGAAGGAAAGCTCTTCTCAATGGACCTGTTGGATGAGTCTGGAGAAATCAGGGCTACAGCTTTCAATGAACAGGTGGACAAGTTCATGGATATGATTGAG GTTGACAAGGTGTATTTCATCAGTGGATGCACACTCAAAACAGCCAACAAACAGTACTCCAAcctcaataatgattatgagatgACGTTCAACAAGATGACAGAG GTCACTCCCTGCCATGAAGCCAGCGACATTCCTACCATGCAGTTCAATTTTGTCCCACTGGACCAGCTGGAGTCTTTGGAGAAAGACACCATCCTTG ATATTATTGGTGTGTGCAAGGAAGCTATGGATGTAGCCTCTATTACCTCAAAAGCTTCTGGCAAAGAATTACGGAAGAGAGATGTGCAGGTGGTTGATGACACAAATAGAGAG GTACGCCTTACCCTTTGGGGACGTCAGGCAGAGAACTTTGATGGAACACAGCAACCTGTGTTGGCTGTGAAGGGCGCAAAGCTGTCAGATTTCAATGGACGTTCTTTGTCTTTGCTGTCTTCATCAACATTGCAG atCAACCCAGATATTCGTGAAGCCCACAAATTGAAGGGATGGTTTGACAATGGAGGCAACACAGCAGAAACAGTCAACCTTTCCAATCAGCGTGGTGGTGGTTCAGCAG GCATGGGCTCCAACTTCAAGACCTTTGGTGAAGCTAAGCTCGAGAACTTGGGCAGTGGAGATCAAGCAGATTATTACACCACGAAGGCTTCTGTTGTTTTGATACGCAAGGAGAACTGTCTCTATTCAGCATGCCCTTCAGATGGCTGTAACAAGAAGGTGGTCGATATGAACAACGGCCTTTACAGATGCGAAAAGTGTAACCGTGAATATGACAGCTTCAACTGGAGGCTAATGTTGTCT GCCAACCTTGCAGATATATCGGACAATCAGTGGGTGACAGTTTTCCAAGATCAGGCTGAGATGCTCCTTGGAACAACCAGCTCAGAATTAGGCTTCATGAGAGAGAATAGCCCAGATAAATTCCAGAACATTTTCACAGACGCTGCTTTCAAGAACTTTTCCTTCAAGCTTCGTGTCAAAATGGAGACTTACAAT GATGAGAGCAGACTGAAGACAACAGTAGTAGCCTGCAGCCCTCTTGAACCAAAAGAGTACAATCGTCGCCTTATCTCAGAAATTAAACAGATGGCAGGACAatcctaa
- the LOC113809982 gene encoding uncharacterized protein encodes MEEADVKQLISLIESAQLKYEVDESGTVSIVCDPVQLVGSSEGINSTILVENEAADRLLTQSLNISQDEDEGPDASKHSTDSLPITAPDDPLKCLEGVDADDGKEKTQKDEGGLEGEGGEGDGDEEDEGEGEEDEAGPQLQLSPSGQYFIQTPDGQIIQVLGSLDDESIQAEPILGESQASEADETRARSENIVAVGETERNMQIFVVGGNSGEEVYLINAPEREIGDSDQGSALPVSAMMLKDVEASSAQADLTTGKLPADLEAKAGEAENLLTVSLQGENQSLKNSFLDTLPKVPLEKDSLDIQISTPQIQGQVSKPRTALPFAKSLSLSKVLSTDKQTLETKTKPRLPIKMQSPLELLTEGMRVQTDRGEMMAFNLSSVTQAKQMGLHGQKSLKNIASLFGSVVKVLRPVAEEKKQEVLEIKDRPILLSCNECGALLHSERSLQIHIRRYHEEWQDECSLCGEKFYSASYVRSHIQKVHSQDASFQCRLCSYESNELKAIIKHQKVHGKCQSCEKCGKKYKTPKVFRAHVMNCKGSLKMESRVPSKRKGTQVSTSSDDSSQRDGDTDVGVHEVSGEPQAKHQKIEVNVTENREVSSLETYSPTKTVQTKRRYGKVCQAEEGVKKKDAEFKPTSKHYHQQILKMTVEQRPTRHSARGRDRTHRCYLCFKLFSTANELDAHKESYHQVKSARPVRVRTDASLEEEEEDFASTTSVNIKSSHTQSHEDVVIKEEPLEFAEEYENVTIILDDVMKSTHVVKPLCIACKAVTNTDYRKSSKWFSKVPDDDHSEALKRFEQFFPCAIDPKKLMVPWVICKKCVLLIDKIADMEEKLNSMKSDLMLRFRGSDKDTSDNLNDLPQSDLSENVSSLSVDNTGLSGQGDLAEGIGKSLADIEAYMKDTCEIMEITKLRKRPGRPRRQQAEKLTPVIVSGDEEEDEPTSMNEVVKIVAKGLKKETKASSVEVTCKNWNDRKGSTEVSQKDAEENCLPRVKEEPIHDGFEDIIPGPDSSSWDEIGSNSLACLTNLQEEDFLIGSTKVRKGGDSTSQLFTDQNSSIDSSATEASQDAEHLGQTSEKPLDNDATDQGSNKLKPEQRLEDMSLEKKPDMPLVFETGDSSESQCSKSRDKETEQNLRNFMGALEEAANDLVKKQSEDPQSTDMEKDAPNIEIGKLLKIPNNKVLGKKRAMIREERNRMSYRVDGATHKPWACSECHKGFSTQRGACDHYAASHSGQSYSCEYCRASYVRKRDLIGHYNKVHLNTKPYKCKHADCDEKFSCHSDLYRHFNSAHNSQNSQTSFTCQNCCATFAKKRYLDSHLLSCASKASDHMPYKCTVCDKAFKLNRYLRIHMQKHNSNMNEQYYCEICSKVLTDKRNLILHMKSHTGETTTSCEVCGKTFNRKSYLWTHMRIHTNERPYGCNYCPKWFKQYSTWKNHERTHTGEKPYKCQICQAPFTTSSSVLKHLQYAHLNIRDFTCELCKKSFICKPKLEEHMKVHTGEKPYECHICHRAFNKKNNLRTHMYIHSNNKRYKCELCGEGFMRRSAIENHILDRHHGLEFMLSSNTARSNKEGGMGTSATSPFISVVGAEDASTDDSYIVIYADEDEELENSQEMEVTVSAEGGENSAGLTSKQLPLGASCHAGSSVTVEQQPDVLSRVIMKGETSSDNAEAIIAFMSTEDEVVVPTITMQEDTASNIDQVMEIDPAQFSQEVVTCSGTVPEYT; translated from the exons ATGGAGGAAGCGGACGTAAAGCAGCTGATTTCCCTCATAGAGTCGGCTCAACTGAAGTATGAAGTGGATGAATCTGGAACTGTATCTATTGTTTGCGATCCCGTGcag ctcgTTGGGTCATCTGAAGGTATCAACAGCACTATATTAGTGGAAAATGAAGCCGCAGATAGACTCCTTACGCAGAGTTTAAACATTTCTCAAGATGAGGATGAAG GCCCAGATGCCAGTAAGCACAGCACGGACTCCTTGCCAATCACAGCACCAGACGATCCCTTGAAATGTTTGGAAGGAGTCGATGCAGATGACGGAAAGGAGAAAACgcaaaaagatgaaggaggattagaaggggaaggaggagaaggtgatggggacgaagaagatgaaggggaaggtgaggaagacgaGGCCGGACCCCAACTGCAGCTATCCCCATCAGGACAGTATTTTATCCAGACTCCCGATGGACAAATCATCCAG GTCTTGGGGTCCCTGGACGATGAAAGCATTCAAGCAGAACCAATCCTCGGAGAGAGTCAGGCATCGGAGGCTGATGAGACAAGGGCCAGGAGTGAGAATATTGTGGCTGTGGgcgagacagagaggaacatGCAGATCTTCGTCGTGGGAGGAAATAGCGGAGAGGAGGTTTACCTCATCAATGCACCTGAGAGAGAGATTGGCGACAGTGACCAGGG GAGTGCCTTACCTGTTTCTGCAATGATGCTGAAAGATGTTGAGGCTTCAAGTGCGCAGGCTGACCTCACCACAGGAAAACTACCTGCTGACCTCGAAGCCAAAGCAGGCGAAGCAGAGAACTTACTCACTGTCAGCCTTCAGGGGGAGAATCAGAGCTTGAAGAACAGCTTCCTTGACACATTGCCCAAAGTCCCCCTAGAGAAAGATTCCTTGGACATACAGATAAGCACACCACAGATTCAGGGCCAGGTGTCAAAGCCACGGACAGCATTGCCCTTTGCCAAGAGCCTCTCGTTGAGTAAGGTGCTGAGTACCGATAAACAGACTTTAGAGACAAAAACGAAACCTCGATTACCCATCAAGA TGCAGAGCCCACTAGAGTTGCTAACAGAGGGCATGCGGGTCCAGACAGACCGAGGGGAGATGATGGCTTTTAACTTGTCGTCTGTGACTCAGGCCAAACAAATGGGACTCCACGGGCAGAAGTCCCTGAAGAATATTGCCTCGCTCTTCGGCTCCGTG GTCAAAGTATTGAGACCAGTggcagaggagaagaagcaagaagtTTTGGAGATAAAGGATAg ACCAATACTGCTGTCGTGCAATGAATGTGGTGCCCTATTGCATTCCGAGAGGTCTCTCCAAATTCACATTCGTCGCTATCACGAAGAGTGGCAAGACGAGTGTTCTTTGTGCGGGGAAAAGTTCTACAGTGCCTCGTATGTTCGTTCACACATCCAAAAGGTCCACAGCCAAGATGCATCTTTCCAGTGTCGTCTTTGTTCCTACGAGTCTAATGAGCTGAAGGCAATCATCAAACACCAGAAAGTACATGGAAAGTGCCAGTCATGTGAGAAGTGTGGCAAGAAATACAAGACTCCCAAAGTTTTTCGTGCTCATGTTATGAACTGCAAGGGGTCACTGAAGATGGAGTCTAGGGTGCCATCAAAGAGGAAAGGAACCCAAGTGAGCACTAGCAGTGATGATAGTAGCCAGAGAGATGGAGATACTGATGTAGGTGTCCATGAAGTAAGTGGAGAACCCCAAGCTAAACACCAGAAGATTGAGGTGAATGTCACAGAAAACAGGGAGGTTAGTTCTCTTGAAACTTATTCTCCAACCAAAACAGTTCAGACCAAGAGAAGATATGGAAAGGTGTGCCAAGCAGAAGAAGGAGTGAAGAAAAAAGATGCGGAGTTTAAGCCAACATCAAAGCACTACCATCAGCAAATTCTGAAGATGACAGTTGAGCAAAGACCAACAAGGCATAGTGCAAGAGGGCGAGATAGGACCCACAGATGCTATTTGTGCTTTAAATTGTTTTCCACAGCAAATGAACTTGATGCACACAAGGAGAGCTACCATCAGGTTAAATCGGCAAGGCCAGTGAGGGTAAGAACAGATGCTtcattggaagaggaggaggaggattttgcCAGCACTACCTCAGTTAATATAAAATCTAGTCACACACAGTCTCATGAAGATGTGGTCATCAAAGAAGAACCACTCGAGTTTGCTGAAGAATATGAAAATGTCACAATCATTTTAGATGATGTCATGAAATCAACACATGTTGTAAAACCTCTCTGCATAGCTTGCAAGGCGGTCACAAATACAGACTATAGAAAATCTTCCAAGTGGTTTAGTAAAGTGCCAGATGATGATCACTCAGAAGCCTTGAAGAGGTTTGAGCAGTTCTTCCCTTGTGCAATTGATCCCAAGAAACTAATGGTCCCTTGGGTTATATGCAAGAAATGTGTGTTATTGATAGACAAAATTGCAGACATGGAAGAGAAGTTAAACTCAATGAAAAGTGACCTGATGTTGAGGTTCAGAGGATCTGATAAGGATACTAGTGATAATCTAAATGATTTGCCTCAAAGTGACCTTAGTGAAAATGTTTCTTCTTTGAGTGTTGACAACACGGGACTTTCAGGTCAGGGTGACCTGGCAGAAGGCATTGGGAAGAGCTTAGCTGACATAGAAGCATACATGAAAGATACATGTGAAATTATGGAAATAACAAAGTTACGAAAGAGGCCAGGAAGGCCGAGGAGACAGCAAGCGGAAAAGTTAACCCCAGTTATTGTCagtggagacgaggaggaggatgagccAACAAGCATGAACGAAGTTGTTAAGATTGTTGCAAAAGGGCTCAAGAAAGAGACCAAAGCATCATCTGTAGAAGTCACTTGCAAAAATTGGAATGACAGAAAAGGCAGTACAGAAGTCAGTCAGAAAGATGCAGAAGAAAATTGCCTCCCTAGAGTGAAGGAAGAACCCATCCATGATGGCTTTGAGGACATCATACCTGGTCCAGATTCCTCCTCATGGGATGAGATTGGAAGCAACTCCCTGGCATGCCTCACCAACTTGCAAGAGGAAGACTTTCTAATAGGCAGCACCAAAGTTAGAAAAGGAGGCGATTCAACTTCACAGTTATTTACAGATCAGAATTCTAGTATAGACTCTTCAGCAACAGAGGCAAGTCAGGATGCTGAGCACTTGGGCCAAACATCTGAGAAACCCCTTGATAATGATGCCACAGATCAGGGATCCAACAAGTTAAAGCCAGAACAGAGACTGGAAGATATGAGCCTAGAAAAGAAGCCAGATATGCCCTTAGTTTTTGAAACTGGTGATTCAAGTGAAAGCCAGTGCAGCAAGAGCAGAGATAAGGAAACAGAACAGAACCTCAGGAATTTCATGGGTGCCTTGGAGGAGGCTGCCAATGACCTTGTTAAAAAACAGAGTGAAGACCCCCAGAGTACCGATATGGAAAAAGATGCCCCAAACATCGAGATCGGCAAATTGCTGAAGATACCAAATAATAAAGTGTTG GGAAAGAAGCGTGCCATGATTCGAGAAGAAAGGAACAGAATGAGTTATCGTGTCGATGGAGCCACACACAAACCTTGGGCATGCAGTGAGTGCCACAAAGGCTTCTCTACCCAGCGTGGGGCATGTGATCACTACGCAGCCTCTCACAGTGGCCAAAGTTACTCATGTGAATACTGCAGAGCATCATATGTTCGGAAGAGAGATCTCATTGGTCATTATAACAAG GTGCATCTGAATACAAAACCATACAAGTGTAAGCATGCAGACTGCGATGAGAAATTCAGCTGCCACAGCGACCTCTATCGTCACTTCAACAGCGCACACAATAGCCAGAATTCACAGACTAGCTTCACCTGCCAAAACTGCTGTGCCACATTTGCCAAGAAGAGATATTTGGATTCCCACCTCTTGTCATGCGCAAGCAAAGCCAGTGACCATATGCCTTACAAGTGTACAGTGTGTGATAAGGCTTTtaag cTGAATAGATACCTGCGAATTCACATGCAGAAGCACAACAGCAACATGAACGAGCAGTATTACTGTGAAATCTGTAGTAAAGTGCTCACTGACAAGAGAAACCTCATCTTGCACATGAAGAGCCACACAGGAGAAACCACAACCTCATGTGAAGTGTGTGGGAAGACGTTCAACCGCAAGTCATACTTATGGActcacatgcgcatacacaccaATGAACGACCTTATGGCTGCAACTACTGTCCCAAGTGGTTTAAGCAGTACAGCACTTGGAAGAATCACGAGAGAACTCACACAGGGGAAAAGCCATATAAGTGCCAGATCTGCCAAGCCCCTTTCACCACAAGTTCGTCTGTGTTGAAACACTTGCAATATGCTCATCTCAACATAAGGGATTTCACTTGTGAGTTGTGTAAGAAGTCATTCATTTGCAAACCCAAACTGGAGGAACACATGAAAGTACACACGGGAGAAAAGCCATATGAATGCCATATATGCCATCGTGCCTTCAACAAGAAGAACAATCTtcggacacatatgtatattcactcGAATAACAAGAGATATAAGTGTGAG CTTTGTGGAGAAGGATTTATGAGAAGATCAGCAATAGAGAACCACATTCTGGACCGACACCATGGCCTGGAGTTCATGCTGAGCTCAAACACGGCGAGGAGCAAcaaggagggtgggatggggaccTCAGCAACCTCGCCCTTCATTTCAGTGGTGGGAGCCGAGGATGCCAGCACAGATGATAGCTACATTGTGATCTATGCTGACGAGGATGAGGAACTGGAGAATTCCCAAGAGATGGAGGTTACAGTCTcagcagaggggggagagaacagT GCTGGCCTTACAAGCAAACAGTTACCACTGGGAGCAAGCTGCCATGCTGGGAGTTCTGTTACAGTAGAACAGCAGCCTGATGTATTATCCAGAGTCATCATGAAGGGAGAAACATCTAGTGATAATGCAGAAGCAATAATTGCATTCATGTCAACagaggatgaggtggtggtgcCCACAATCACAATGCAAGAAGACACCGCCTCAAACATTGACCAGGTGATGGAGATAGATCCTGCTCAGTTCAGTCAGGAAGTAGTAACGTGCAGTGGGACGGTGCCTGAGTACACGTGA